One window of Candidatus Nitrospira kreftii genomic DNA carries:
- a CDS encoding Amino acid permease, with product MVSDESPDTAPPASATRPSEMLHRSLSLWNSLTIGFATVSPVAGLYAIIGVQTVVTGGGWFPALALCLVMQLLVATVYAELSSQIPIAGGAYKWARQLGGATTGTYAGAIYVSSTIAMLTTTAYTGGVWLAIFFGSASGTGVTLVIWGAVFLLVCTILNLVHVSVFKFLISLGVYAEIVGSFGVALLLFFFFRQHGFSELFAHLGTGAAPSQTAAFLAALAISGWAFIGFDACSTIAEETHEPKRMVPRAIFFSLCMVGSVVLFNSAALTLSFNRDTLQQTSAASDPVTPVIVANFGAWAETPFLAIVMVAFLACGSSMVQYTSRIVFSMAREGSMPAVLSRVTAAGAPRNAVMFTVLLATLGLLFGLNDEAVATVLAFGTGGLYAMFAMTTGVGLYTRLTGRWDPSLGQLKLGSWGLLINTAAFLWSLFEFVNIAWPRPYAVSPDAPWWQLWAVPLVLGSILSVTTLYLLVERSTRRDAPLSPQESAPTHE from the coding sequence ATGGTAAGCGACGAAAGTCCGGATACGGCTCCTCCTGCTTCCGCTACGCGTCCTTCCGAGATGCTCCATCGCAGCCTCAGTCTCTGGAACAGCCTGACCATCGGGTTCGCAACGGTTTCGCCGGTTGCGGGGCTCTATGCCATTATCGGTGTGCAGACGGTTGTGACGGGTGGCGGTTGGTTTCCGGCACTGGCGCTCTGTTTGGTGATGCAGTTGTTGGTCGCAACCGTGTATGCGGAGTTGTCTTCCCAGATTCCGATCGCGGGAGGTGCGTACAAATGGGCCAGGCAGCTCGGAGGTGCCACCACCGGCACGTACGCCGGGGCGATCTATGTGAGCTCCACCATCGCGATGCTCACCACGACCGCCTATACCGGGGGGGTCTGGCTGGCGATCTTCTTCGGATCTGCAAGCGGAACGGGAGTGACTCTGGTCATCTGGGGTGCGGTGTTCTTGCTGGTTTGTACTATCCTCAATCTCGTCCATGTCTCGGTCTTCAAGTTCCTCATCTCCCTGGGAGTCTATGCGGAAATTGTCGGCTCGTTTGGCGTCGCGCTGCTGCTGTTTTTCTTTTTCAGACAGCATGGTTTCTCCGAACTGTTCGCCCATCTGGGGACAGGAGCCGCTCCAAGCCAGACCGCTGCGTTTCTGGCGGCGCTTGCCATTTCTGGTTGGGCATTCATCGGCTTCGATGCCTGCTCGACCATCGCCGAAGAAACACACGAGCCCAAACGGATGGTACCGCGTGCAATCTTTTTCTCTCTCTGCATGGTAGGAAGCGTGGTGCTCTTCAACTCCGCCGCTCTGACCCTGAGCTTTAACCGCGATACCCTACAGCAGACGAGTGCCGCATCCGATCCTGTCACACCGGTGATTGTCGCCAACTTTGGCGCCTGGGCAGAGACCCCGTTTCTGGCCATTGTCATGGTTGCGTTCCTGGCTTGCGGGTCCTCTATGGTCCAGTACACCTCCCGGATCGTATTTTCCATGGCGCGCGAAGGTAGTATGCCGGCCGTCCTCAGTCGAGTGACCGCTGCCGGCGCGCCGCGGAATGCCGTGATGTTCACGGTGCTGTTGGCCACGCTTGGCTTGCTCTTTGGCCTCAATGATGAAGCCGTCGCCACGGTGCTGGCATTCGGCACGGGCGGCTTGTACGCCATGTTTGCGATGACCACTGGGGTTGGGCTCTACACCAGGCTCACAGGTCGCTGGGACCCTTCGTTGGGCCAACTAAAACTCGGTTCATGGGGACTTCTGATCAATACGGCGGCATTTCTCTGGTCGCTCTTTGAATTTGTTAATATCGCGTGGCCACGCCCCTATGCCGTGTCGCCCGATGCCCCTTGGTGGCAGCTCTGGGCCGTCCCGCTGGTTCTCGGAAGTATCCTCAGTGTGACCACGCTATATCTCCTGGTCGAGAGATCGACAAGGCGCGATGCCCCGCTGAGCCCGCAGGAGTCAGCACCCACTCACGAATGA
- a CDS encoding Carbohydrate-binding protein: MRKRLLDPAQKRVASVDPYWLDLDSLADVEVTSEDPAHPIEAALLPNRSSGWRAGELGEQTIRLLFSSPQQVRRIRLNFVESEIERVQEYVLRWSSDGGNTFQDIVRQQWNFSPQGATSETEDHHVDLPGVTALELCIIPDIGGTRALASLDQMRVA; encoded by the coding sequence ATGCGGAAACGTCTTCTCGATCCAGCTCAGAAACGCGTTGCATCCGTTGACCCCTACTGGTTGGACCTCGACAGCCTGGCTGACGTCGAAGTCACGTCGGAAGACCCTGCACATCCGATTGAAGCTGCACTGTTGCCCAATCGGTCGTCGGGCTGGCGTGCAGGTGAGCTGGGAGAACAAACGATTCGGCTGCTCTTTTCTTCTCCACAACAAGTTCGCCGGATCCGACTGAACTTCGTGGAGTCTGAAATCGAGCGGGTTCAAGAGTATGTGCTGCGGTGGTCGAGCGATGGGGGAAATACCTTCCAGGATATCGTGCGTCAACAGTGGAACTTCAGTCCCCAAGGGGCAACCTCGGAAACGGAAGATCATCACGTCGATCTTCCTGGTGTCACGGCACTGGAGCTCTGCATCATTCCCGACATTGGAGGAACCCGCGCGCTGGCATCTCTTGACCAGATGCGAGTGGCCTAA
- a CDS encoding hypothetical protein (conserved protein of unknown function), with amino-acid sequence MKILIGLLVVVVLLVGLALSLPFLVDLNKYQDQYKPLIEDALNRKVQLQDIRLTIWPRIGASVAGFAVLDDPSFGSGPFASLSSLDVGVKLMPLLSGQVEVEEVTLRDPVITVIKNQKGVLNVSTIGRTGVAVPETPSRAPIPSTEVPLKVLALLAVDRVSVDGGKLTYRDLTTSKPTEYVLQDLEVLLREVRLGQTPNLHFATLVQPFNVPVKLDGTFGPLKETMEIDAINFQLGVGKTDFTITGRAAGNDATANISSPVVNTANLPVALPLKKPVEIKNLKIAAEVKGQEAKLHGLSFQLFEGEVKGQGKLVVGSATPPFSGGVVMQGLQLGPALNAVAETPVSVSGTAGADLSIQGRGFSLPDLTKALQGTGHLAVKDGKIQGVNILQEVVSALNVAGISIDDPKATVFSTIETDLAIKQGLIKLQNLLMDSHDFQATGGGTIGFDQQLNLLVNLNLSQEVSHKLAGASPVVKIAMKDGRLSLPLAITGTAQAPAYGVDVKGLTGKVQEQVKKKVEEAVGGLLKGTTKPDDLKREGQELLKGLFGR; translated from the coding sequence ATGAAGATTCTGATAGGTCTGCTCGTCGTCGTTGTGCTGCTTGTCGGTCTTGCGCTCTCGCTTCCCTTCCTGGTCGACCTGAATAAGTATCAAGACCAATACAAACCACTCATCGAAGATGCCCTCAATCGTAAGGTTCAGCTGCAAGATATCCGCTTGACGATTTGGCCAAGAATCGGTGCGAGTGTGGCAGGGTTCGCCGTGCTGGACGATCCGTCCTTCGGTTCGGGTCCATTTGCATCACTCTCGTCGCTCGATGTCGGTGTGAAGTTGATGCCATTGTTGAGCGGGCAGGTGGAGGTCGAAGAGGTGACGCTTCGTGATCCGGTCATCACGGTGATCAAGAACCAGAAGGGTGTTTTGAATGTCTCAACCATCGGCCGAACAGGCGTGGCGGTGCCTGAGACACCCTCCCGCGCTCCGATCCCCTCGACAGAGGTTCCGTTAAAGGTATTGGCGCTCTTGGCCGTGGATCGTGTTTCAGTCGATGGTGGAAAGTTGACCTATCGGGATCTGACGACCTCTAAACCAACGGAGTATGTGCTGCAAGATCTAGAGGTGCTCCTGCGTGAGGTTCGACTCGGCCAAACGCCGAACCTTCATTTCGCCACACTGGTACAGCCTTTTAATGTGCCGGTGAAACTCGACGGGACGTTTGGTCCACTGAAAGAGACGATGGAGATCGACGCGATCAATTTCCAGCTGGGTGTGGGAAAGACGGACTTTACCATCACGGGACGCGCTGCTGGGAATGACGCCACGGCCAATATCAGCTCGCCGGTAGTCAATACTGCGAACCTTCCCGTCGCTCTTCCCCTCAAGAAACCGGTCGAGATTAAGAATCTCAAGATTGCGGCAGAAGTGAAGGGGCAGGAGGCCAAGCTTCATGGTCTGTCCTTCCAGTTGTTTGAGGGCGAGGTGAAGGGGCAAGGAAAATTGGTTGTAGGATCAGCGACGCCACCATTCAGTGGTGGTGTCGTGATGCAAGGACTGCAGCTCGGTCCGGCGCTCAATGCCGTCGCTGAGACGCCGGTCTCCGTCAGTGGAACAGCCGGTGCGGATCTTTCCATACAAGGGCGAGGGTTCTCTCTGCCCGATTTGACCAAGGCGTTGCAGGGAACGGGTCACTTGGCCGTAAAGGATGGGAAGATTCAAGGCGTGAATATACTCCAAGAGGTGGTATCCGCTCTAAACGTGGCAGGTATTTCGATCGATGACCCCAAAGCCACGGTCTTCTCCACGATCGAGACGGACCTCGCCATCAAGCAAGGTCTCATCAAGTTGCAGAATCTCTTGATGGACAGTCATGACTTTCAGGCCACGGGCGGCGGCACCATCGGATTCGACCAACAATTGAATTTGCTCGTCAACCTGAATCTCTCGCAGGAGGTGAGCCACAAGCTCGCCGGGGCGTCGCCGGTTGTCAAGATCGCAATGAAAGACGGCCGGCTCAGTCTTCCCTTGGCGATCACCGGCACTGCGCAAGCCCCAGCATACGGAGTTGACGTCAAAGGTCTGACCGGCAAGGTGCAGGAGCAGGTGAAGAAGAAAGTGGAAGAAGCCGTCGGCGGATTGCTGAAAGGGACGACGAAACCCGACGACCTCAAACGGGAAGGACAAGAGTTGCTCAAAGGATTGTTCGGTCGATAG
- a CDS encoding putative agmatinase 2 has translation MAKKRTYQGKVPLHDKYGPEAKFAVEAEALLPTTKYEEEVARGLELGLPGADSIKDRRIPTFSRGELPHFAGINTFTKAPYVEDVRKCGEYDVAILGAPFDGGTTYRAGTRFGPQGIRKISALYGTYSFELGVDLRESISMCDLGDVFTIPGNIEKTFDQVSKGVGHVYASGAFPVVLGGDHSLGFATVRGVAQNMNGKKLGILHFDRHVDTQETDLDERMHTTPWFHATNIPNVPAKNLVQIGIGGWQAPRPGVKSGRERQTTIMTVTDCVEMGIENAAKQALEVAFDGVDAVWLSFDVDCLDAAFVPGTGWPEPGGFLPREVLKFLQIIADTKPLAGMEIVECSPPYDAAEITSLMATRVICDVLACQVRSGNLGNRKIR, from the coding sequence ATGGCAAAGAAGAGAACGTACCAGGGCAAGGTTCCACTGCATGACAAATACGGACCGGAAGCGAAGTTCGCCGTCGAAGCGGAGGCGCTGCTGCCGACCACGAAATATGAGGAAGAAGTGGCCCGAGGCCTCGAATTAGGCCTGCCTGGTGCCGATTCCATCAAAGATCGCCGTATTCCCACCTTTAGTCGCGGAGAGCTCCCGCACTTTGCGGGCATCAATACCTTCACTAAAGCGCCGTATGTCGAAGACGTCCGCAAATGCGGGGAATACGATGTCGCCATTCTCGGGGCGCCGTTCGACGGCGGGACCACCTATCGGGCAGGAACTCGATTCGGTCCCCAAGGCATCCGTAAGATTTCTGCGTTGTACGGTACCTACAGTTTCGAGCTCGGCGTGGATCTCAGAGAGTCGATCTCTATGTGCGATCTCGGTGACGTGTTCACCATCCCCGGGAACATTGAGAAGACATTTGATCAAGTCAGTAAGGGAGTGGGGCATGTCTATGCAAGCGGGGCCTTTCCCGTGGTATTGGGTGGCGACCATTCTCTGGGATTTGCGACCGTAAGAGGCGTGGCTCAGAATATGAACGGCAAGAAGCTCGGGATCCTTCACTTCGACCGACATGTAGACACGCAGGAAACCGATCTCGATGAACGGATGCACACTACTCCTTGGTTCCATGCAACCAACATTCCCAACGTGCCGGCCAAGAATCTTGTTCAGATCGGCATCGGCGGCTGGCAAGCGCCCAGACCCGGTGTAAAGTCCGGCCGTGAACGCCAAACCACGATCATGACCGTGACCGACTGCGTGGAAATGGGCATCGAGAATGCGGCGAAGCAAGCGCTCGAAGTGGCGTTTGATGGGGTGGATGCGGTGTGGTTGAGCTTTGATGTGGATTGTTTGGACGCCGCCTTCGTGCCCGGCACCGGCTGGCCCGAGCCAGGAGGATTTCTCCCGCGTGAAGTGCTGAAGTTTCTCCAAATCATCGCGGATACGAAGCCGCTGGCGGGGATGGAAATTGTGGAATGTTCACCGCCCTACGACGCAGCCGAAATCACCAGCCTCATGGCCACGCGCGTCATTTGTGATGTCCTGGCCTGTCAGGTGCGATCCGGCAACCTGGGCAACCGAAAGATACGCTGA
- a CDS encoding mechanosensitive channel, giving the protein MLKEFKEFAMKGNVLDMAIGVIIGGAFGKIVSSLVSDVLMPPLGLLMGKVNFSSLFIDLSNTSPQSLEAAKAAGVPTLNYGVFLQSMFDFLIIAFVIFMLVKQVNRFKNETAPPPPPPGPTNEEKLLMEIRDALKGRQ; this is encoded by the coding sequence ATGCTGAAAGAATTCAAAGAATTCGCCATGAAGGGGAATGTTCTAGATATGGCGATCGGGGTCATCATCGGTGGGGCGTTTGGAAAAATCGTGTCGTCGCTCGTCAGTGACGTTCTGATGCCACCGTTAGGGTTACTGATGGGCAAAGTAAATTTTTCCAGCTTGTTCATCGATTTGTCGAATACATCCCCTCAGTCTTTGGAAGCAGCGAAAGCTGCGGGAGTGCCGACCCTCAATTATGGGGTTTTCTTGCAAAGCATGTTCGACTTCCTTATCATCGCGTTCGTTATCTTCATGTTGGTCAAGCAGGTGAACCGGTTTAAGAACGAGACTGCTCCACCGCCACCGCCACCAGGGCCGACGAATGAAGAGAAATTGTTGATGGAAATCCGTGATGCGCTCAAGGGCCGCCAGTAG
- a CDS encoding hypothetical protein (conserved membrane protein of unknown function) has protein sequence MTPPAPSHSSDYRFLLLIIPPVFILLLAIGLFEFSSNITVDDFHGLTKRLMHPTAEASEQPFNATHFLVEVKSRYIWLTTVVLALVAGIYAFILCAMIIYQCHPRRRILVVTAIGMVFALSGVAFIWSLDETYTLYRAIFAFSYDNLRQAGPPRIGEHLLRYVMVVVSVVNVQSMIVPVVALLAACSTLAPTILGQAPDPKCYASQMKRLKEVLTAASAILVSGILHMGAWLRWPAALVSDKAGQEAVLGTALAITLYWGVTFTLMLVATYLPAALLLARRAEALLLEQPSESVEPEPDQWLKDHGLFLSLQDHFPQFGLILAPLLASPLSSLLIAPLSPAG, from the coding sequence ATGACACCCCCGGCTCCCTCACACTCCTCTGACTATCGATTCTTGCTCCTCATCATTCCCCCGGTATTCATCCTGCTGCTTGCGATCGGACTGTTTGAGTTCAGTTCCAATATCACGGTCGATGACTTCCACGGCCTCACCAAGCGACTGATGCACCCAACCGCAGAGGCTTCGGAACAGCCCTTCAACGCCACCCATTTTCTGGTGGAGGTTAAATCACGGTATATCTGGCTCACTACCGTAGTGCTGGCGCTGGTGGCTGGGATTTACGCTTTCATCCTCTGCGCGATGATCATTTACCAATGTCATCCGCGCCGTCGGATACTGGTGGTCACCGCCATCGGAATGGTCTTTGCCTTAAGCGGCGTGGCCTTTATTTGGTCACTCGATGAAACGTATACCCTCTACCGCGCCATCTTCGCCTTTAGCTACGACAACCTCCGTCAGGCGGGACCCCCGCGGATCGGCGAGCATCTTTTGCGCTACGTCATGGTGGTGGTGTCCGTCGTGAATGTGCAATCCATGATCGTCCCCGTGGTAGCCCTGCTGGCGGCTTGCAGCACTCTTGCACCGACGATTTTAGGCCAGGCGCCCGATCCAAAATGTTATGCGTCACAGATGAAGCGGTTAAAAGAGGTCTTGACCGCCGCCTCGGCTATCCTTGTCTCCGGGATCCTGCACATGGGAGCCTGGCTTCGGTGGCCTGCGGCGTTGGTGTCCGACAAAGCTGGTCAAGAGGCGGTGCTGGGGACAGCCCTTGCCATTACCCTCTACTGGGGCGTCACCTTTACGTTGATGTTGGTGGCTACTTACCTGCCCGCCGCCCTCCTTCTCGCAAGGCGAGCCGAGGCGCTGCTGCTGGAACAGCCTTCTGAGTCAGTCGAGCCAGAACCTGACCAATGGCTCAAAGATCACGGCTTGTTCCTCTCGTTACAAGATCACTTCCCGCAATTCGGATTGATCCTCGCGCCCCTGCTCGCTAGCCCTCTGAGTTCCCTCCTGATCGCCCCGCTGAGTCCGGCTGGATAA
- a CDS encoding hypothetical protein (conserved exported protein of unknown function), which yields MKQACVTVALVMGLFMTTTAVSSAFPTDDPSAVPQAAPAQDVVTLKDGSVIHGEVIEMVGGVLQIKTALADDLIKIKWSEVSKLAVSHPIPFHLKEGTVLVSTAEEGEPGTMKLKVGPMGSTMSVPMDAVTKVNPVVQPPVIYNGSLNAGYSQSTGNSQLRNVSILADFVARSEQLRLSLLGRYVYGDNAGSLNVRNARGTIKLDFFITKRLYWFASAYVENDFLQNLKLRTAIASGPGYQFLERGDLTGMFKEMTFYAEGGPAYFNEDYRDNSITDDRASFRARLAMKWDWPLFDGRITLYHHNEIFPSLQNASDFFFTMDNGVRMKILAGLSSGFQVTTRYNNRPPAGTGDTDNLYLLTLGYAFDTTRKR from the coding sequence ATGAAGCAAGCATGCGTCACGGTTGCGTTAGTCATGGGTTTGTTCATGACGACTACGGCGGTGAGCTCCGCATTTCCTACCGATGACCCGAGCGCTGTTCCACAGGCAGCTCCTGCTCAGGATGTGGTGACGCTGAAGGACGGCAGTGTCATTCATGGGGAAGTGATAGAGATGGTGGGTGGGGTGCTCCAGATTAAGACTGCGCTAGCGGACGATCTGATTAAGATTAAGTGGTCTGAAGTGAGCAAGCTGGCAGTCTCTCATCCCATTCCTTTCCACTTAAAGGAGGGAACCGTGCTTGTCAGCACAGCCGAAGAGGGTGAGCCGGGAACCATGAAGCTGAAAGTCGGGCCCATGGGAAGCACGATGAGCGTGCCGATGGATGCGGTGACGAAGGTCAACCCTGTGGTCCAACCGCCGGTCATCTATAACGGTAGCTTGAACGCGGGCTACTCACAATCTACGGGCAACAGCCAACTCCGGAACGTCAGCATACTCGCAGACTTCGTGGCCCGGAGTGAGCAACTCCGACTGAGCTTGCTGGGGCGGTACGTCTACGGCGACAATGCCGGGAGCCTAAACGTTCGAAATGCCCGAGGAACGATCAAGCTGGACTTCTTTATTACCAAACGGCTGTACTGGTTTGCGTCGGCCTATGTCGAAAACGATTTTCTCCAAAATCTCAAGTTAAGAACAGCCATCGCCAGTGGACCGGGGTACCAATTCCTCGAGCGCGGAGACCTTACCGGTATGTTTAAGGAGATGACCTTTTACGCCGAAGGCGGTCCGGCCTATTTCAATGAGGACTACCGCGATAACAGCATCACCGACGATAGGGCGAGCTTTCGCGCGCGCCTCGCGATGAAATGGGATTGGCCGCTGTTCGATGGTCGTATCACGCTGTACCATCACAACGAGATCTTCCCCTCGCTCCAGAACGCGTCGGATTTCTTCTTCACGATGGATAACGGGGTTCGTATGAAAATCTTGGCTGGTCTGTCGAGTGGGTTCCAGGTGACCACCCGCTACAACAATCGTCCGCCTGCCGGCACAGGCGATACCGACAATCTATACTTGCTCACGCTGGGCTATGCGTTCGACACCACACGCAAACGATAG
- a CDS encoding Sigma 54 modulation protein / S30EA ribosomal protein, which translates to MQIQVNTDNHIHGREEIVALVETSVEGAVGRFRDRITRVEAHLSDTNSHKTKGDDIRCVLEARLAGHQPIAVTHQAATVELALSGAADKLERSVESTLDRLKER; encoded by the coding sequence ATGCAGATTCAGGTCAATACGGATAACCATATCCATGGACGTGAGGAGATCGTCGCGCTTGTTGAGACCAGCGTCGAGGGAGCGGTCGGGCGATTTCGAGATCGAATTACTCGAGTTGAGGCGCATCTCAGCGATACCAACAGCCATAAGACCAAGGGGGATGACATCCGGTGCGTGCTGGAGGCCAGACTGGCCGGCCACCAGCCCATCGCCGTCACCCATCAGGCCGCGACCGTCGAGCTCGCGTTGAGTGGAGCGGCGGACAAACTCGAGCGGTCGGTGGAGAGCACCCTCGATCGCCTCAAGGAGCGATAA
- a CDS encoding Alpha-mannosyltransferase: MRITVATDAWYPQINGVVRTLGETTKFLKELGHEVQIITPDRFTTYPCPTYPSIKLAAFPKHGVQRLLNEFRPQAIHIATEGPIGHATNAWCNRLALPFTTSYHTQFPEYVRARVPLPISWSYAYLRRYHSRAIRTMVATQSMRARLEERGFKNLVIWARGVDATLFHPGPKSFLSAPRPISIYMGRVAVEKNIEAFLKLDIPGSKYVVGDGPALEQFRSRYPDVMFVGQKSGQELTAYLGAADVFVFPSLTDTFGLVLLEAMACGLPVAAFPVTGPIDVVQQGKTGILHNDLRQAVLGALKLDPADCAAYAKQHSWLNWTERFVSLLEPFDGSRRKATYSPPVSTKLISNA, from the coding sequence ATGAGAATCACTGTTGCGACCGATGCGTGGTACCCTCAGATCAACGGAGTGGTTCGGACTCTGGGGGAGACCACTAAATTCTTGAAAGAGCTTGGTCACGAGGTACAGATCATCACTCCGGACCGGTTTACGACCTATCCTTGTCCGACCTATCCCTCGATTAAACTTGCGGCGTTCCCGAAGCACGGCGTCCAGCGCCTGCTGAATGAATTTCGCCCACAGGCCATTCATATTGCTACCGAAGGGCCTATCGGCCATGCAACGAACGCTTGGTGCAATCGTCTCGCGCTGCCCTTTACCACCTCGTACCACACACAGTTTCCTGAGTATGTTCGTGCTCGGGTTCCGCTGCCGATTAGTTGGTCCTACGCGTATTTGCGGCGATACCACAGCCGTGCCATCCGCACGATGGTAGCCACACAGTCGATGCGGGCAAGGTTGGAAGAGCGGGGATTCAAGAATCTGGTCATTTGGGCGAGAGGAGTGGACGCTACACTGTTTCACCCTGGACCAAAGTCATTTCTATCAGCTCCCCGACCAATCTCCATCTATATGGGGCGAGTGGCAGTTGAGAAGAACATCGAAGCCTTCCTAAAGCTCGACATACCTGGTTCTAAGTACGTGGTAGGAGATGGGCCTGCCCTGGAACAATTTCGATCGCGTTATCCTGACGTAATGTTTGTCGGGCAAAAGAGCGGGCAGGAACTGACGGCCTACCTTGGTGCGGCTGATGTCTTCGTGTTTCCCAGTTTGACGGACACGTTCGGACTGGTGTTGCTCGAAGCTATGGCCTGTGGCTTGCCGGTTGCGGCCTTCCCTGTCACTGGTCCGATCGACGTGGTGCAGCAAGGCAAGACTGGGATCCTTCACAACGATCTTCGTCAGGCTGTGCTTGGCGCGTTAAAGCTTGATCCAGCTGATTGCGCGGCTTACGCCAAGCAGCATTCTTGGCTGAACTGGACGGAGCGATTTGTGTCGCTCCTGGAACCGTTCGACGGAAGTCGTAGGAAAGCCACCTACAGTCCTCCAGTCTCAACTAAGCTAATCTCGAACGCGTAA